TGCCCTGTAATCATACTTCCGGATAACTGTGCATATTCACCACCTTTGCGGGAGAGAAGTGACCTGGTCGCGAAAATTGCGGTATCGGTCTGAAGAACCTGATCTGAGAAATCCTGCTCTGAGGGCGGGGGAATAATCTGGTCGGCATCGCTTTCACCCGGTTCCAGATTGATGAAGAGTACTCCGGCAAGAGACGGGTCCACTCTGGTAACGGCCAGCCAGACAAGAGAGAACAACCACGCGTAAATATGTGATGAACTTTCCCAGTAAGAATTGAGAAAATGAAAAGTGTAAAATCCCGCACATAAACTCAGGATTACTGCCGCTGTCGCGGAGATAAAGGCATGAGTCTTTTTGGTACCGGGAAATAGAATCGCAAGGCCCGGGAAGATAAAGAGGAGAAGAATCCAGTTTAAAGCTACCAGCAGGGGGGAATCGATTCTTACCCATGACTTTTGGAGTATATCAAGAGCCATCGTTGCCCAGATCTTTACCCCTGGAAACTGGGACACAACGGGTGTGATAAAAAAGTCAGCTCCGGACATAGGATCTGTTACACCTGCAAAAACCAGTTTACCTTTAAACACTGATGGGTCAACTGTTCCGTTCAGCACATCGACGGCTGAAATCTCTGGGATGGGCCTTTTCTGGTTTCTGAAATTTATAAAAGTCGTCGCGGCATAGGATGTAAGAGGAATTTCAGTATCTTTTATGATAATCTTTCCATTGCCGTCAAGTACCAGATCAGCCGGAGATGCACCAAAGTAAGATGTCACTGCGGAGACACAGAAAGAGGGGAAGTATTCTCTGCCAACCTTTATCACATGTATGGCTTCACGGATCTTCTGGCTGGAGCTGCTTGTGGATACATTCAGGAAGCCCCCGTAACGGGCATATCTTGAGAAGAGCGTATCCGCAGCATCGATCTCAGAGGCAGCATAGAAAGGTATGTTTTCCAGTTTTTCAGGGTTGGAATATCTCAGAAAACGGAAATTCATTATATCTGCCGGGACATGCTTCTCCTGTGCTGTTCTGTCATTTGTAATACCACCAGCCCTGAAGGGAAGCACAAGATTTGGGGTACGGGAGAATACTGCACTCAGACTGTCGTTTTCATCCTTTCCCGGGCGTCTGGGGAAGAGGAAATCCAGGGCGATACAGTTGGGGGAGCCTGATGAGATCTTCTCGATCAGGTAGGCCATACGGCTTCTTGGCCATGGGAAAGCTCCCAGTTCTCTGATGCTTTTATAATCCACGCCGACAACCAGAACTGAATCAGCGGCATCATGTGCTATGAGCGAGAAATTCAGATCATAAAAAAGATTATCAAAGAAACGCAGGGGCTTAAAGAACGTGATCAGTGCAAG
Above is a window of Fibrobacter sp. DNA encoding:
- a CDS encoding CHASE2 domain-containing protein, which encodes MNKKVLILGVGTLLLALITFFKPLRFFDNLFYDLNFSLIAHDAADSVLVVGVDYKSIRELGAFPWPRSRMAYLIEKISSGSPNCIALDFLFPRRPGKDENDSLSAVFSRTPNLVLPFRAGGITNDRTAQEKHVPADIMNFRFLRYSNPEKLENIPFYAASEIDAADTLFSRYARYGGFLNVSTSSSSQKIREAIHVIKVGREYFPSFCVSAVTSYFGASPADLVLDGNGKIIIKDTEIPLTSYAATTFINFRNQKRPIPEISAVDVLNGTVDPSVFKGKLVFAGVTDPMSGADFFITPVVSQFPGVKIWATMALDILQKSWVRIDSPLLVALNWILLLFIFPGLAILFPGTKKTHAFISATAAVILSLCAGFYTFHFLNSYWESSSHIYAWLFSLVWLAVTRVDPSLAGVLFINLEPGESDADQIIPPPSEQDFSDQVLQTDTAIFATRSLLSRKGGEYAQLSGSMITGQKTDSKWMLSGTISPDRGIIEEIREIADGKIIRTLGSGGMADVYLVWNPRLELYRAVKVIKPGQSETFKTRFETELRIFSKLDHPNIVHCYGVGDWYSLPCLEMEFVNGASTDEILKKCELFSVEQALAIGIQVAKALHYAHNQTITIYGKICRGIVHRDLKPANIILSRSGRVKLTDFGIARPLDVSLHTVEFGNVVGTLPYLAPEQFSSIELTCKTDIYALGATLYEFITGERAFPQTEIPALVTAKNCGDYKPLESLVKISPEVSGVIDKALSVDPSRRYSSANAFRVDLERAFFSLAGNDGYRHLSQLVKRFWN